The proteins below come from a single Biomphalaria glabrata chromosome 10, xgBioGlab47.1, whole genome shotgun sequence genomic window:
- the LOC129928593 gene encoding uncharacterized protein LOC129928593 encodes MPSYQHRSSTYAGGRWLEGHSEDIQSYIIERNPTDIQTLTKIIRQYRAAYPNKSVKPSVEENFVCFAQDKNARYNSDDKVKCNKCHKLGHFTSQCRSRTTECSYCHKRVTKLMNVGKKQAVSKNQNFDRPTSPTQRYSNREQYNLNKAPRNNKPDNNKPRYRSHSQDSRPQYMPNRSYYNEHSTMTVIAKSNGLKFYPGFVGDKKVEVLRDTGSTSTLVHERFVHANRFTGNHVQATAFNGTVSKLPEAIIYVTTPFFSGQTKELVTPNLPVDLIIGNIEGVKECTPQELAECTNAIEQGQKCLAVMTRSMSRQQEHLAPEQVSQNNHMATSVTQVMQNATEPVTSPVASNNQEHSTWTPPVTSSPSLPVISPPPIPECPLLNFEEQDKSHEPEADTYIQSTLAIPDKRKTMQLDSNTHTSIPHLKECESTQEAITTKNIESQRILHEHMKSRYFAQGDQVNLLLPDWSNKLFYKWQGPFTITRKISNLLYEINVNKVTKVFHVHMFEHYHETDNEDIKAEVDNFTSLATIPEEEETSSTPIPEIDVSLPASNQIDIPKVITLDDIALQRVKDTKVFTDHADFFTGVSETFPVLQFENNSESNNIDNTKLHPPSTQGATFLQKGTNELLQHCCIDRLNSDMFSHCSIEHSNAKHSATIVLQHQSSSTRKLSFGFGQFLFSPNSNAVQSDIICEIIMTWRQQLHKLKDLFFKFRKRTCTSMSAIQKGSELYISTLHMYYSIFSVT; translated from the exons atgccgagctaccagcataggtcatcgacctatgctggagggcggtggctggagggtcactcagaagatattcaatcctacattatagagagaaatcctactgatatacagacattaaccaagatcatcagacaatatagagcagcctatccaaacaagtcagtcaaaccatctgttgaagaaaattttgtctgctttgctcaagacaaaaatgcaagatataactcagatgacaaagtcaaatgcaacaaatgtcataaactagggcatttcacgtctcaatgccgcagcagaaccacagaatgttcatattgccataaaagggtcaccaaactcatgaatgttggaaaaaaacaggcagtctccaaaaatcaaaattttgatagacccacatcaccaactcaaagatacagcaatagagagcaatacaatctcaacaaagcacctagaaataataaaccagataacaacaaacctcgctacagaagtcattcacaggactccagaccacaatatatgccaaacagaagctattacaatgagcactcaactatgacagtcattgcaaagtccaatggtctcaaattttatccaggctttgtaggagacaagaaggtggaagttcttcgtgacaccggaagcacgtccacattagtacatgaacgcttcgtacacgcaaaccgtttcacaggcaaccacgtccaagccactgccttcaacggaactgtcagcaagttacctgaagccatcatttatgttactacaccattcttcagtggtcaaacaaaagaattagtaacacccaatctaccagtggacctaatcattggaaacatagagggagttaaagaatgcactcctcaagaacttgctgaatgtacaaatgccatagagcaaggtcaaaaatgtttggcagtaatgacaagatccatgtccagacaacaagaacatttggcacctgaacaagttagccaaaataatcacatggctacctcagttactcaagttatgcagaatgcaacagaaccagttactagtccagtagccagcaacaatcaagaacattcaacatggacacccccagttacatcaagcccatccctaccggtcataagtccacctccaattcccgaatgtccattgttgaactttgaagaacaagacaagtctcatgaaccagaagcagatacttatattcaatcaactttggctataccagacaaaagaaaaactatgcaacttgactctaacactcatacaagtattcctcatttgaaagaatgtgagtcaactcaagaagccattacaaccaagaacattgaaagtcaaagaatattacatgaacacatgaaatcaagatattttgctcaaggagatcaagtcaatttactgttaccagattggagtaacaagctattctacaaatggcaaggtccatttaccatcaccagaaagatttccaacctgctttatgaaatcaatgtcaacaaggttaccaaagtatttcatgttcatatgtttgaacattaccatgaaacagataatgaagacatcaaagcagaagttgataattttacaagcttagcaactattcctgaggaagaagaaacatcatcaacacccattcctgagatagatgtttcattaccagcatcaaatcaaattgacattcCAAAG gtcatcactctggatgacatagcactacagcgagtgaaggacactaaagtgtttacagaccatgcagatttctttaccggtgtttctgaaacatttccagtactgcaatttgaaaacaactcagagagcaacaacattgacaacaccaagttgCATCCTCCTTCTactcaaggggcaacttttcttcagaaaggaacaaatgaacttcttcaacattgctgtattgaccgattgaactcagacatgttcagtcattgctctattgaacattctaatgcaaagcattctgctaccattgttctacagcatcaaagttcatcaaccagaaaattgagttttggtttcggacagttcttattttcaccaaactcaaacgcggttcaatcagacattatctgtgagatcattatgacatggagacaacagcttcataaactgaaagaccttttcttcaagtttagaaaacgcacatgcacatccatgtcggcaattcaaaagggttccgaactttacatttctactctacatatgtactatagcatatttagtgtcacttga